A DNA window from Hevea brasiliensis isolate MT/VB/25A 57/8 chromosome 2, ASM3005281v1, whole genome shotgun sequence contains the following coding sequences:
- the LOC110656543 gene encoding uncharacterized protein LOC110656543, translating to MVADILLQVFLILLSVFLYLYMHDIPQKVLAKLRQHRNRAAVEAKRHFIIGAQMLSEARSPSNSGSSAISLAKKAEEEATKSITLDPKDAASHILKALALDLQGFKTSALDSLDVALSPLAVKSLSEKEKGDALFKRAELVMGMNKRERVDLAIEDLTQAVNLNQENSNAFRLLGECYEAKKMEEEAKSAYEEALKLRPELASAREALERLGS from the coding sequence ATGGTGGCCGATATCCTTCTACAAGTATTCTTGATCCTTCTTTCCGTTTTCCTCTATCTATATATGCATGATATCCCCCAAAAAGTTCTAGCCAAACTGCGACAGCATCGCAACCGCGCCGCCGTAGAGGCCAAGCGCCACTTCATCATCGGCGCCCAGATGCTGTCGGAGGCTAGATCTCCCTCCAACTCTGGCTCCAGTGCCATCTCCTTGGCCAAAAAAGCCGAAGAGGAAGCCACCAAATCCATCACACTCGATCCCAAGGACGCCGCGTCTCACATCCTCAAAGCATTAGCTCTCGATCTTCAAGGATTCAAGACCTCCGCTCTGGACTCGCTGGACGTGGCTCTCTCTCCTTTGGCCGTGAAGTCGCTTAGCGAGAAAGAGAAAGGGGATGCACTGTTTAAGAGAGCTGAGTTAGTGATGGGGATGAATAAACGCGAGCGAGTTGACTTGGCGATTGAGGATCTGACTCAAGCGGTGAATCTGAATCAGGAGAACTCGAATGCGTTCCGTTTATTAGGCGAGTGCTATGAGGCGAAGAAGATGGAAGAAGAAGCTAAAAGTGCTTATGAGGAGGCTCTGAAGTTGCGGCCTGAATTGGCTTCGGCTAGAGAGGCGCTGGAAAGGCTGGGCTCGTAG